The Oryctolagus cuniculus chromosome 5, mOryCun1.1, whole genome shotgun sequence genome includes a region encoding these proteins:
- the ABCC10 gene encoding ATP-binding cassette sub-family C member 10 isoform X3: MEQLLAHLCGTSAARPLPVWEGDTAGHCFTQLVLGALPHALLAVLSACHLGRPRRPDYTLPCSPGWRLRLTASILLSILPLLDFLPAALPPGAGPGPIGLEVLAGCVAAVAWSSHSLTLWALARSPHGRSQGPLALALIALLPAPALVLTLLWHCQRGTLLPPLHPGPLARLCLLILQLTALLAYGLGWAAPGGPRKSRAQEPLISEDQEPEVAEDGESWLSRLSYAWLAPLMTRGACGKLQRPQDTCRLPRRLHPSYLARAFQAHWQEGARLWRALYGAFGRCYLALGLLKLVGTMLGFSGPLLLSLLVGFLEEGQEPLSHGLLYALGLAGGAVLGAVLQNQYGYELRKVTLQARGAVLSILYRKALQLGPRRPPAGEVLNLLGTDSERLLNFAGSFHEAWGLPLQLAITLYLLYQQVGVAFVGGLILALLLVPVNKVIATRIMASNQEMLQHKDARVKLMTELLSGVRVIKFCGWEQALGARVEACRARELGRLRVIKYLDAACVYLWAALPVVISIVIFITYVLMGHQLTATKVFTALALVRMLILPLNNFPWVINGLLEAKVSLDRIQCFLDLPNHSPQAYYSPDPPAEPSTVLELHGALFSWDPVGTSQETFINHLEVKKGMLVGIVGKVGCGKSSLLAAIAGELHRLRGRVAVWGLSKGFGLATQEPWIQFATIRDNILFGKTFDAQLYRDVLEACALDDDLSILPAGDQTEVGEKGVTLSGGQRARIALARAVYQEKELYLLDDPLAAVDADVANHLLHRCILGVLSHTTRLLCTHRTEYLERADVVLLMDAGHLVQAGAPSEILPLVQAVPKAWAEEGQEPDTAKARSAQNPEKTQEGLEVEQSTSGRLLEEESKKEGAVALHVYRAYWRAVGQGLALAILFSLLLMQATRNAADWWLSHWISQLKAAKNSSQEVPAPASLSSTGPFSPQLLLFTPGSLNTPVFPLPKAAPNGSSDVHFYLIVYATIAGLNSFCTLLRAVLFAAGTLQAAAALHHRLLHRVLMAPVTFFDCTPTGRVLNRFSSDVACVDDSLPFILNILLANAAGLLGLLAVLGSGLPWLLLLLPPLSVVYYRVQRHYRASSRELRRLGSLTLSPLYTHLADTLAGLPVLRAAGATDRFEEENQRLLELNQRCQFAASATMQWLDIRLQLMGAAVVSAIAGIALVQHQQGLANPGLVGLSLSYALSLTGLLSGLVSSFTQTEAMLVSVERLEEYCCDLPQEPQGQPLQQGFSWLAQGSVEFQDVVLVYRPGLPHALDGVTFCVQPGEKLGIVGRTGSGKSSLLLVLFRLLEPSSGRVLLDGVDTRQLQLAELRSQLAIIPQEPFLFSGTVRENLDPRGLHEDEALWQALEQCHLREVIGSMGGLDGELGEGGRSLSLGQRQLLCLARALLTEAKILCIDEATASVDQKTEQLLQQTIRKRFANKTVLTIAHRLSTILNSDRVLVLQAGRVVELDSPSALRSQPHSLFQQLLQSSQQAAHPSP; the protein is encoded by the exons GCCGTGCTCAGCGCCTGCCACCTGGGCCGCCCGAG GAGGCCAGATTACACCTtaccctgcagccctggctggcgCCTCCGACTCACGGCTTCCATCCTGCTCTCCATCCTCCCATTGCTAGACTTCCTTCCGGCTGCTCTGCCACcaggggcaggcccagggcctATAGGGCTAGAAGTGTTGGCAGGGTGTGTGGCAGCTGTGGCTTGGAGCAGCCACAGCCTCACCCTGTGGGCATTGGCTCGTTCCCCTCATGGCCGCTCCCAGGGGCCCTTGGCCTTGGCTCTGATTgccctcctgccagccccagccctagtgCTAACCCTGCTCTGGCATTGCCAGCGAGGCACACTTCTGCCCCCACTTCACCCGGGGCCCCTGGCCCGCCTGTGCCTTCTCATCCTGCAACTGACTGCCCTCTTGGCCTATGGACTGGGCTGGGCAGCCCCTGGGGGGCCACGAAAATCCCGGGCCCAGGAGCCCCTCATATCTGAGGATCAAGAACCTGAGGTAGCTGAGGATGGAGAGAGCTGGCTGTCCCGCCTGTCCTATGCCTGGCTGGCACCCTTGATGACCCGGGGGGCCTGTGGCAAGCTCCAGAGACCCCAGGATACTTGCCGCCTTCCCCGCAGGCTGCATCCGTCCTACCTGGCCCGTGCcttccaggcacactggcaggaaggcgCCCGGCTGTGGAGGGCTCTGTATGGGGCCTTTGGGCGATGCTATCTGGCACTTGGACTGCTGAAGCTGGTGGGGACCATGCTGGGATTCTCagggcccctgctgctctccctgttggtgggcttcctggaggaggggcaggaaccACTGAGCCATGGTCTGCTGTATGCCCTGGGGCTGGCTGGTGGGGCTGTCCTGGGTGCTGTGCTGCAGAATCAGTATGGGTATGAGTTACGGAAGGTGACCCTGCAGGCAAGGGGGGCCGTGCTAAGCATCCTGTACCGCAAGGCTTTACAGCTGGGGCCCCGGCGCCCCCCTGCTGGAGAGGTCTTGAACCTGCTAGGCACTGATTCTGAGCGCCTGCTTAACTTTGCCGGGAGCTTCCACGAGGCCTGGGGCCTGCCCCTGCAGCTCGCCATCACCCTGTACCTGCTATACCAGCAGGTAGGCGTGGCCTTTGTGGGTGGTCTCATCTTGGCCCTGCTGCTGGTACCTGTCAACAAAGTGATTGCCACCCGCATCATGGCCAGCAACCAGGAGATGCTACAGCACAAGGATGCACGCGTTAAG CTCATGACAGAGCTGCTGAGTGGTGTTCGGGTCATCAAGTTCTGCGGGTGGGAGCAGGCACTGGGGGCCCGAGTAGAGGCCTGCCGGGCTCGAGAGCTGGGGCGACTCCGTGTCATCAAATACCTGGATGCGGCCTGTGTCTACCTGTGGGCTGCCCTGCCGGTCGTCATCTCCATCGTCATCTTCATCACCTATGTTCTCATGGGGCACCAGCTCACTGCCACCAAG GTGTTCACGGCCCTGGCACTGGTCCGCATGCTCATCCTACCCCTCAACAACTTCCCTTGGGTGATCAATGGCCTCTTGGAGGCCAAAGTGTCCTTGGACCGGATCCAGTGTTTCCTTGATCTTCCGAACCACAGCCCCCAGGCATACTACAGCCCAG ATCCTCCCGCAGAGCCATCGACAGTGTTGGAGCTGCATGGGGCCCTGTTCTCCTGGGACCCTGTCGGAACCAGCCAGGAGACCTTCATCAATCACCTTGAAGTGAAAAAG GGAATGCTGGTGGGCATCGTGGGCAAGGTGGGCTGTGGGAAGAGCTCCCTGCTGGCTGCCATCGCTGGGGAGCTGCACAG GCTGCGTGGACGAGTGGCCGTGTGGGGGCTGTCCaaaggctttggcctggccacccAGGAACCCTGGATCCAGTTTGCCACCATCCGAGACAACATCCTCTTTGGGAAGACATTTGATGCCCAGCTATACAGAGACGTGCTGGAGGCCTGTGCCCTGGATGATGACCTCAGC ATCCTGCCTGCTGGAGACCAGACAGAAGTCGGAGAGAAGGGTGTAACCCTCAGCGGGGGACAGCGGGCCAGGATAGCCCTTGCCCGTGCCGTCTACCAG GAAAAGGAACTGTATCTCCTCGACGACCCTCTGGCCGCTGTGGATGCAGACGTGGCCAACCATCTGCtgcacaggtgcatcctgggtgTGCTGAGCCACACCACGCGGCTGCTGTGTACCCACCGCACTGAGTACCTGGAGAGAGCTGATGTGGTACTGCTGATGGACGCCGGGCATCTCGTGCAGGCTG gGGCCCCCTCTGAGATTCTGCCGTTGGTACAAGCTGTCCCCAAAGCCTGGGCTGAGGAGGGACAGGAGCCTGACACAG CCAAGGCTCGGTCAGCACAAAACCCAGAGAAAACACAGGaggggctggaagtggagcagagcacATCTGGCCGCCTGCTGGaggaagaaagcaagaaggaGGGCGCAGTGGCCTTGCACGTGTACCGAGCGTATTGGAGGGCCGtgggccagggcctggctctggccatccTCTTCTCCCTGCTCCTCATGCAAG CCACACGGAATGCTGCCGACTGGTGGCTCTCCCACTGGATCTCTCAGCTGAAAGCAGCCAAGAACAGCTCCCAGgaggtgccagcccctgccagcctgAGTTCCACAGGCCCCTTCTctccacagctgctcctcttcacgcCTGGAAGCCTCAA CACCCCAGTGTTCCCACTGCCCAAAGCTGCCCCCAATGGCTCCTCAGATGTCCATTTCTACCTCATCGTGTACGCGACCATCGCTGGCCTCAACTCCTTCTGCACCCTTCTCCGGGCAGTGCTGTTCGCCGCAGGCACCCTGCAAGCAGCTGCTGCCCTGCATCACCGCCTGCTGCACCGAGTCCTCATG GCACCAGTGACTTTCTTCGACTGCACGCCTACGGGCCGGGTCCTAAACCGCTTCTCCTCCGACGTGGCCTGTGTGGACGACAGCCTGCCCTTTATCCTCAACATCCTGTTGGCCAACGCCGCGGGCCTGTTGGGCCTcctggctgtgctgggctctgggctgccctggctgctgctgctgctgccgcccctGAGCGTCGTCTACTACCGTGTGCAGCGCCACTACAGGGCCTCCTCCCGGGAGCTGCGGCGCCTGGGCAGCCTCACCCTGTCCCCACTCTATACCCACCTGGCCGACACCTTGGCTGGCCTCCCTGTGCTCCGGGCTGCAGGGGCCACCGACAG GTTTGAGGAGGAGAACCAGCGACTCCTGGAACTAAACCAGAGGTGCCAGTTTGCTGCCAGCGCCACGATGCAGTGGCTGGACATTCGGCTGCAGCTCATGGGGGCAGCAGTGGTCAGTGCCATTGCAGGCATCGCCCTGGTGCAGCACCAGCAGGGCCTCGCCAACCCAG GGCTGGTGGGCCTGTCGCTGTCCTACGCCCTGTCTCTCACAGGCCTGCTCTCAGGCCTGGTGAGCAGCTTCACGCAGACGGAAGCCATGCTGGTGAGCGTGGAGCGGCTGGAGGAGTACTGCTGTGACctgccccaggagccccagggccagCCGCTGCAG CAGGGTTTCAGCTGGCTTGCCCAGGGCAGTGTGGAGTTCCAGGACGTGGTGTTGGTGTACCGGCCAGGGCTGCCCCACGCCCTGGACGGTGTGACCTTCTGCGTGCAGCCCGGGGAGAAGCTGGGCATCGTGGGCCGCACTGGCTCGGGCAAGTCTTCCCTGTTGCTGGTGCTCTTCCGGCTGCTGGAGCCCAGTTCGGGGCGGGTGCTGCTCGACGGCGTGGACACCAGGCAGCTGCAGCTGGCCGAGCTCAG GTCCCAGCTGGCTATCATCCCCCAGGAGCCCTTTCTGTTCAGTGGGACTGTTCGGGAAAACCTGGACCCCCGGGGCCTACATGAGGATGAGGCCTTGTGGCAGGCGCTGGAGCAGTGCCACCTGAGGGAGGTGATTGGCTCCATGG GTGGCCTGGATGGTgagctgggagagggaggccGGAGCTTGTCCCTGGGGCAGAGGCAGCTGCTGTGTCTGGCCAGAGCTCTGCTCACGGAGGCCAAG ATCCTGTGCATTGATGAGGCCACGGCAAGTGTGGACCAGAAGACAGAGCAGCTGCTCCAGCAGACTATCCGCAAACGCTTTGCCAACAAGACCGTGCTGACCATTGCCCACAG GCTCAGCACGATCCTGAACTCGGACCGCGTACTGGTGCTGCAAGCAGGAAGGGTTGTGGAGCTGGACTCGCCCAGCGCCCTGCGCAGCCAGCCCCATTCACTGTTCCAGCAGCTGCTGCAGAGTAGCCAGCAGgcagcccacccctccccttgA
- the ABCC10 gene encoding ATP-binding cassette sub-family C member 10 isoform X1 — MEQLLAHLCGTSAARPLPVWEGDTAGHCFTQLVLGALPHALLAVLSACHLGRPRRPDYTLPCSPGWRLRLTASILLSILPLLDFLPAALPPGAGPGPIGLEVLAGCVAAVAWSSHSLTLWALARSPHGRSQGPLALALIALLPAPALVLTLLWHCQRGTLLPPLHPGPLARLCLLILQLTALLAYGLGWAAPGGPRKSRAQEPLISEDQEPEVAEDGESWLSRLSYAWLAPLMTRGACGKLQRPQDTCRLPRRLHPSYLARAFQAHWQEGARLWRALYGAFGRCYLALGLLKLVGTMLGFSGPLLLSLLVGFLEEGQEPLSHGLLYALGLAGGAVLGAVLQNQYGYELRKVTLQARGAVLSILYRKALQLGPRRPPAGEVLNLLGTDSERLLNFAGSFHEAWGLPLQLAITLYLLYQQVGVAFVGGLILALLLVPVNKVIATRIMASNQEMLQHKDARVKLMTELLSGVRVIKFCGWEQALGARVEACRARELGRLRVIKYLDAACVYLWAALPVVISIVIFITYVLMGHQLTATKVFTALALVRMLILPLNNFPWVINGLLEAKVSLDRIQCFLDLPNHSPQAYYSPDPPAEPSTVLELHGALFSWDPVGTSQETFINHLEVKKGMLVGIVGKVGCGKSSLLAAIAGELHRLRGRVAVWGLSKGFGLATQEPWIQFATIRDNILFGKTFDAQLYRDVLEACALDDDLSILPAGDQTEVGEKGVTLSGGQRARIALARAVYQEKELYLLDDPLAAVDADVANHLLHRCILGVLSHTTRLLCTHRTEYLERADVVLLMDAGHLVQAGAPSEILPLVQAVPKAWAEEGQEPDTAKARSAQNPEKTQEGLEVEQSTSGRLLEEESKKEGAVALHVYRAYWRAVGQGLALAILFSLLLMQATRNAADWWLSHWISQLKAAKNSSQEVPAPASLSSTGPFSPQLLLFTPGSLNTPVFPLPKAAPNGSSDVHFYLIVYATIAGLNSFCTLLRAVLFAAGTLQAAAALHHRLLHRVLMAPVTFFDCTPTGRVLNRFSSDVACVDDSLPFILNILLANAAGLLGLLAVLGSGLPWLLLLLPPLSVVYYRVQRHYRASSRELRRLGSLTLSPLYTHLADTLAGLPVLRAAGATDRFEEENQRLLELNQRCQFAASATMQWLDIRLQLMGAAVVSAIAGIALVQHQQGLANPGLVGLSLSYALSLTGLLSGLVSSFTQTEAMLVSVERLEEYCCDLPQEPQGQPLQQGFSWLAQGSVEFQDVVLVYRPGLPHALDGVTFCVQPGEKLGIVGRTGSGKSSLLLVLFRLLEPSSGRVLLDGVDTRQLQLAELRSQLAIIPQEPFLFSGTVRENLDPRGLHEDEALWQALEQCHLREVIGSMGECWALGAGREQGRPGSAVKLPWLAGGLDGELGEGGRSLSLGQRQLLCLARALLTEAKILCIDEATASVDQKTEQLLQQTIRKRFANKTVLTIAHRLSTILNSDRVLVLQAGRVVELDSPSALRSQPHSLFQQLLQSSQQAAHPSP; from the exons GCCGTGCTCAGCGCCTGCCACCTGGGCCGCCCGAG GAGGCCAGATTACACCTtaccctgcagccctggctggcgCCTCCGACTCACGGCTTCCATCCTGCTCTCCATCCTCCCATTGCTAGACTTCCTTCCGGCTGCTCTGCCACcaggggcaggcccagggcctATAGGGCTAGAAGTGTTGGCAGGGTGTGTGGCAGCTGTGGCTTGGAGCAGCCACAGCCTCACCCTGTGGGCATTGGCTCGTTCCCCTCATGGCCGCTCCCAGGGGCCCTTGGCCTTGGCTCTGATTgccctcctgccagccccagccctagtgCTAACCCTGCTCTGGCATTGCCAGCGAGGCACACTTCTGCCCCCACTTCACCCGGGGCCCCTGGCCCGCCTGTGCCTTCTCATCCTGCAACTGACTGCCCTCTTGGCCTATGGACTGGGCTGGGCAGCCCCTGGGGGGCCACGAAAATCCCGGGCCCAGGAGCCCCTCATATCTGAGGATCAAGAACCTGAGGTAGCTGAGGATGGAGAGAGCTGGCTGTCCCGCCTGTCCTATGCCTGGCTGGCACCCTTGATGACCCGGGGGGCCTGTGGCAAGCTCCAGAGACCCCAGGATACTTGCCGCCTTCCCCGCAGGCTGCATCCGTCCTACCTGGCCCGTGCcttccaggcacactggcaggaaggcgCCCGGCTGTGGAGGGCTCTGTATGGGGCCTTTGGGCGATGCTATCTGGCACTTGGACTGCTGAAGCTGGTGGGGACCATGCTGGGATTCTCagggcccctgctgctctccctgttggtgggcttcctggaggaggggcaggaaccACTGAGCCATGGTCTGCTGTATGCCCTGGGGCTGGCTGGTGGGGCTGTCCTGGGTGCTGTGCTGCAGAATCAGTATGGGTATGAGTTACGGAAGGTGACCCTGCAGGCAAGGGGGGCCGTGCTAAGCATCCTGTACCGCAAGGCTTTACAGCTGGGGCCCCGGCGCCCCCCTGCTGGAGAGGTCTTGAACCTGCTAGGCACTGATTCTGAGCGCCTGCTTAACTTTGCCGGGAGCTTCCACGAGGCCTGGGGCCTGCCCCTGCAGCTCGCCATCACCCTGTACCTGCTATACCAGCAGGTAGGCGTGGCCTTTGTGGGTGGTCTCATCTTGGCCCTGCTGCTGGTACCTGTCAACAAAGTGATTGCCACCCGCATCATGGCCAGCAACCAGGAGATGCTACAGCACAAGGATGCACGCGTTAAG CTCATGACAGAGCTGCTGAGTGGTGTTCGGGTCATCAAGTTCTGCGGGTGGGAGCAGGCACTGGGGGCCCGAGTAGAGGCCTGCCGGGCTCGAGAGCTGGGGCGACTCCGTGTCATCAAATACCTGGATGCGGCCTGTGTCTACCTGTGGGCTGCCCTGCCGGTCGTCATCTCCATCGTCATCTTCATCACCTATGTTCTCATGGGGCACCAGCTCACTGCCACCAAG GTGTTCACGGCCCTGGCACTGGTCCGCATGCTCATCCTACCCCTCAACAACTTCCCTTGGGTGATCAATGGCCTCTTGGAGGCCAAAGTGTCCTTGGACCGGATCCAGTGTTTCCTTGATCTTCCGAACCACAGCCCCCAGGCATACTACAGCCCAG ATCCTCCCGCAGAGCCATCGACAGTGTTGGAGCTGCATGGGGCCCTGTTCTCCTGGGACCCTGTCGGAACCAGCCAGGAGACCTTCATCAATCACCTTGAAGTGAAAAAG GGAATGCTGGTGGGCATCGTGGGCAAGGTGGGCTGTGGGAAGAGCTCCCTGCTGGCTGCCATCGCTGGGGAGCTGCACAG GCTGCGTGGACGAGTGGCCGTGTGGGGGCTGTCCaaaggctttggcctggccacccAGGAACCCTGGATCCAGTTTGCCACCATCCGAGACAACATCCTCTTTGGGAAGACATTTGATGCCCAGCTATACAGAGACGTGCTGGAGGCCTGTGCCCTGGATGATGACCTCAGC ATCCTGCCTGCTGGAGACCAGACAGAAGTCGGAGAGAAGGGTGTAACCCTCAGCGGGGGACAGCGGGCCAGGATAGCCCTTGCCCGTGCCGTCTACCAG GAAAAGGAACTGTATCTCCTCGACGACCCTCTGGCCGCTGTGGATGCAGACGTGGCCAACCATCTGCtgcacaggtgcatcctgggtgTGCTGAGCCACACCACGCGGCTGCTGTGTACCCACCGCACTGAGTACCTGGAGAGAGCTGATGTGGTACTGCTGATGGACGCCGGGCATCTCGTGCAGGCTG gGGCCCCCTCTGAGATTCTGCCGTTGGTACAAGCTGTCCCCAAAGCCTGGGCTGAGGAGGGACAGGAGCCTGACACAG CCAAGGCTCGGTCAGCACAAAACCCAGAGAAAACACAGGaggggctggaagtggagcagagcacATCTGGCCGCCTGCTGGaggaagaaagcaagaaggaGGGCGCAGTGGCCTTGCACGTGTACCGAGCGTATTGGAGGGCCGtgggccagggcctggctctggccatccTCTTCTCCCTGCTCCTCATGCAAG CCACACGGAATGCTGCCGACTGGTGGCTCTCCCACTGGATCTCTCAGCTGAAAGCAGCCAAGAACAGCTCCCAGgaggtgccagcccctgccagcctgAGTTCCACAGGCCCCTTCTctccacagctgctcctcttcacgcCTGGAAGCCTCAA CACCCCAGTGTTCCCACTGCCCAAAGCTGCCCCCAATGGCTCCTCAGATGTCCATTTCTACCTCATCGTGTACGCGACCATCGCTGGCCTCAACTCCTTCTGCACCCTTCTCCGGGCAGTGCTGTTCGCCGCAGGCACCCTGCAAGCAGCTGCTGCCCTGCATCACCGCCTGCTGCACCGAGTCCTCATG GCACCAGTGACTTTCTTCGACTGCACGCCTACGGGCCGGGTCCTAAACCGCTTCTCCTCCGACGTGGCCTGTGTGGACGACAGCCTGCCCTTTATCCTCAACATCCTGTTGGCCAACGCCGCGGGCCTGTTGGGCCTcctggctgtgctgggctctgggctgccctggctgctgctgctgctgccgcccctGAGCGTCGTCTACTACCGTGTGCAGCGCCACTACAGGGCCTCCTCCCGGGAGCTGCGGCGCCTGGGCAGCCTCACCCTGTCCCCACTCTATACCCACCTGGCCGACACCTTGGCTGGCCTCCCTGTGCTCCGGGCTGCAGGGGCCACCGACAG GTTTGAGGAGGAGAACCAGCGACTCCTGGAACTAAACCAGAGGTGCCAGTTTGCTGCCAGCGCCACGATGCAGTGGCTGGACATTCGGCTGCAGCTCATGGGGGCAGCAGTGGTCAGTGCCATTGCAGGCATCGCCCTGGTGCAGCACCAGCAGGGCCTCGCCAACCCAG GGCTGGTGGGCCTGTCGCTGTCCTACGCCCTGTCTCTCACAGGCCTGCTCTCAGGCCTGGTGAGCAGCTTCACGCAGACGGAAGCCATGCTGGTGAGCGTGGAGCGGCTGGAGGAGTACTGCTGTGACctgccccaggagccccagggccagCCGCTGCAG CAGGGTTTCAGCTGGCTTGCCCAGGGCAGTGTGGAGTTCCAGGACGTGGTGTTGGTGTACCGGCCAGGGCTGCCCCACGCCCTGGACGGTGTGACCTTCTGCGTGCAGCCCGGGGAGAAGCTGGGCATCGTGGGCCGCACTGGCTCGGGCAAGTCTTCCCTGTTGCTGGTGCTCTTCCGGCTGCTGGAGCCCAGTTCGGGGCGGGTGCTGCTCGACGGCGTGGACACCAGGCAGCTGCAGCTGGCCGAGCTCAG GTCCCAGCTGGCTATCATCCCCCAGGAGCCCTTTCTGTTCAGTGGGACTGTTCGGGAAAACCTGGACCCCCGGGGCCTACATGAGGATGAGGCCTTGTGGCAGGCGCTGGAGCAGTGCCACCTGAGGGAGGTGATTGGCTCCATGGGTgagtgctgggccctgggagcagGGCGGGAGCAGGGGAGGCCGGGCTCTGCAGTGAAGCTGCCCTGGCTCGCAGGTGGCCTGGATGGTgagctgggagagggaggccGGAGCTTGTCCCTGGGGCAGAGGCAGCTGCTGTGTCTGGCCAGAGCTCTGCTCACGGAGGCCAAG ATCCTGTGCATTGATGAGGCCACGGCAAGTGTGGACCAGAAGACAGAGCAGCTGCTCCAGCAGACTATCCGCAAACGCTTTGCCAACAAGACCGTGCTGACCATTGCCCACAG GCTCAGCACGATCCTGAACTCGGACCGCGTACTGGTGCTGCAAGCAGGAAGGGTTGTGGAGCTGGACTCGCCCAGCGCCCTGCGCAGCCAGCCCCATTCACTGTTCCAGCAGCTGCTGCAGAGTAGCCAGCAGgcagcccacccctccccttgA